Proteins encoded within one genomic window of Blattabacterium cuenoti:
- the murC gene encoding UDP-N-acetylmuramate--L-alanine ligase, which yields MNIINQIDSFYFLGIGGIGMSSLARYFHKMGKTVSGYDRDKTLLTKKLEKEGISIHYHDNIEILPKWIHSRRCLIVYTPAIPDNQKQWIFIKKYVKNIKKRSQVLSLITKNKICIAIGGAHGKTTTCTLLGHILYSSGKNVTAFLGGISENYQSNLISNGTEIFLVEADEFDRSFLYLSPNIACITSLDQDHIETYPEKESLIKAYVEFSNRIKSPYEKIFLCKEESFSSKNAIYYSVERKANYYSNHVYVKENKWYFDFHTPTETWKSLPLPIPGIHNLKNVTAALAISDFLKIKNEDVRKALFLFKGIKRRFSIHYQSIKKIYIDDYAHHPTEINALITTVKKCFPGKKILGIFQPHLFSRTKYFEVAFAKSLEKLDLLILLDVYPAREFPIDGISSNRLLDKIQMSSEKKEVSTINKVLKKIKKKNFDILLTIGAGNIDILIRPIKEWLYKQYG from the coding sequence ATGAATATTATTAATCAAATTGATTCTTTTTACTTTTTAGGAATAGGAGGAATAGGAATGAGTTCTTTAGCCAGATATTTTCATAAGATGGGAAAAACAGTTTCTGGATATGATAGAGATAAAACCCTTTTAACAAAAAAGTTAGAAAAAGAAGGAATATCAATTCATTATCATGATAACATAGAAATATTGCCTAAATGGATTCATTCCAGACGATGTTTAATTGTTTATACTCCAGCTATTCCTGATAATCAAAAACAATGGATTTTTATAAAAAAATATGTAAAAAATATAAAAAAACGTTCTCAAGTATTATCTTTAATAACAAAAAATAAAATTTGTATAGCTATAGGAGGAGCACATGGAAAAACAACCACTTGTACTTTACTAGGACATATTTTATATAGTTCTGGAAAAAATGTAACTGCTTTTTTGGGAGGAATATCTGAAAATTATCAATCGAATCTTATATCTAATGGAACGGAAATTTTTTTAGTAGAAGCTGATGAATTTGATCGTTCTTTTTTATATTTATCCCCAAATATAGCATGTATTACGTCTTTAGATCAAGATCATATAGAGACTTATCCAGAAAAAGAATCCTTGATAAAGGCTTACGTAGAATTTTCTAATAGAATAAAAAGTCCATATGAAAAAATATTTCTTTGCAAAGAAGAATCTTTTTCATCTAAAAACGCTATCTATTATTCTGTAGAAAGAAAAGCAAATTATTATTCCAATCATGTTTATGTAAAAGAAAATAAATGGTATTTTGATTTTCATACTCCAACAGAAACATGGAAATCTCTTCCCTTACCGATTCCAGGAATACATAACTTAAAAAATGTGACAGCCGCATTAGCTATATCAGATTTTTTAAAAATAAAAAATGAAGATGTTAGAAAAGCTTTATTTTTATTTAAGGGAATTAAAAGAAGATTTTCGATTCATTATCAATCTATAAAAAAAATATATATAGATGATTATGCACATCATCCTACAGAAATTAATGCTCTAATTACTACTGTAAAAAAATGTTTTCCAGGAAAAAAAATATTGGGAATTTTTCAACCACATTTATTTAGTAGAACTAAATACTTTGAAGTCGCTTTTGCTAAAAGTTTAGAAAAACTTGATCTTTTGATTTTATTAGATGTTTATCCAGCCAGAGAGTTCCCTATTGATGGAATTAGTTCTAACCGTTTATTAGATAAGATTCAAATGAGTTCTGAAAAAAAAGAAGTTTCTACTATAAACAAAGTTTTAAAAAAAATTAAAAAAAAAAATTTTGATATTCTTCTCACAATAGGAGCCGGAAATATTGATATTTTAATCCGTCCTATAAAAGAATGGTTGTATAAACAATATGGATAG